Proteins from a single region of Longimicrobiales bacterium:
- a CDS encoding aldolase/citrate lyase family protein — MNDMKLARDVKDRLARGEASIGSWMSMAHVSIAEIVARAGYDWVVVETEHTAIDVSEVLPLLIAIERHGAVPMVRLAWNDPIQAKAVLDSGAAGVLVPMVNTCAEAEAAVRAVRFPPIGTRGVGLARAQGYGLDFAEYVERANDDVLLMIQIEHKDAVENIDEILEVEGIDGTFIGPYDMSMSMGIPGQLDDPRIAEAMDTVLKATRAKGLIAGIHLVHPDTAVTQVADRLKEGYQFIALGTDILFLGDACRDLHDRVRRTIDGGA; from the coding sequence ATGAACGATATGAAGCTGGCCCGAGACGTGAAGGATCGACTCGCGCGCGGTGAGGCCTCAATCGGCTCGTGGATGTCCATGGCCCATGTGTCGATTGCTGAGATCGTTGCCCGGGCGGGATACGACTGGGTAGTGGTCGAGACGGAGCACACCGCGATCGACGTGTCAGAGGTGCTCCCGCTACTGATCGCCATTGAGCGCCACGGCGCAGTTCCGATGGTCAGGCTTGCGTGGAACGATCCGATTCAGGCCAAGGCCGTCCTTGATTCCGGAGCTGCTGGCGTACTGGTTCCCATGGTCAACACCTGTGCGGAGGCCGAGGCCGCCGTACGGGCCGTCAGATTTCCGCCGATCGGGACCCGAGGCGTGGGCCTGGCGCGGGCCCAGGGATATGGGCTGGACTTCGCCGAATACGTGGAACGCGCGAACGACGACGTGCTCCTGATGATTCAGATCGAGCACAAGGATGCCGTCGAGAACATCGACGAAATCCTTGAGGTTGAGGGGATCGATGGCACGTTCATCGGGCCTTACGACATGTCGATGTCGATGGGGATTCCAGGGCAGTTGGATGATCCTCGCATCGCGGAGGCCATGGACACGGTCCTCAAGGCAACGCGGGCGAAAGGCCTGATTGCGGGGATTCACCTGGTTCATCCTGACACGGCTGTGACCCAGGTCGCAGACCGACTGAAGGAGGGCTACCAGTTCATTGCCTTGGGTACGGACATTCTTTTCCTGGGGGATGCCTGCCGGGACCTGCACGACCGCGTCAGGAGGACGATCGATGGTGGTGCGTGA
- a CDS encoding Gfo/Idh/MocA family oxidoreductase: MKKLRVGIVGFGYMGEIREWTVRDHPNYELVGVVDPGYEDRIRKAGYRAFEDYQSLCAEGLDGLFVCTPNNVTPEAVVYGLDQGLHVFCEKPPGRNLGDIQRIREAEARNPQCKLIFGFNHRHHPGIADVRALIASGSLGRLLTVRGVYGKSGGYGYEKSWRNDPAVGGGGILLDQGIHMLDLFRYFCGDFDQVVGLRASSFWDIPVEDNAMLLLRSEKGHLAQLHSTATSWNHTFRLELGLEGGYLNVSGLLSKSGSYGRETLVIGRRPPNRDQAVSVGNPREETTYYDDDPSWELELAHWTSCILEDRPVEQGSSLDALRVMEIIDQVYQTPIDTLIREGA; this comes from the coding sequence ATGAAGAAGCTTCGCGTAGGGATCGTCGGGTTCGGATACATGGGCGAGATCCGTGAGTGGACCGTCCGCGACCACCCGAATTATGAGTTGGTGGGTGTGGTTGATCCGGGGTACGAGGACCGTATTCGGAAAGCTGGATACCGTGCCTTCGAGGACTACCAGTCGCTGTGCGCCGAGGGGCTGGACGGACTTTTCGTCTGCACGCCGAACAATGTGACCCCCGAGGCCGTGGTCTACGGTCTGGATCAAGGCCTTCACGTGTTTTGTGAGAAGCCACCGGGGCGTAACCTGGGAGACATCCAGCGGATTCGTGAGGCCGAGGCCCGCAATCCTCAGTGCAAGCTGATTTTTGGCTTCAACCATCGACACCACCCCGGCATAGCCGATGTGCGGGCTCTGATCGCCAGTGGCTCGCTTGGACGCCTTCTGACGGTCCGCGGAGTCTACGGAAAGTCAGGCGGATACGGCTACGAGAAGTCCTGGAGGAACGACCCCGCCGTGGGTGGTGGCGGCATCCTGCTGGACCAGGGAATCCACATGCTCGACCTGTTCCGCTACTTCTGCGGGGATTTTGACCAGGTCGTCGGGCTCCGGGCATCGTCCTTCTGGGATATCCCGGTCGAGGACAACGCCATGCTCCTGCTCCGCTCGGAGAAGGGACATCTGGCCCAACTGCACTCCACCGCGACGTCGTGGAACCACACTTTCCGGCTCGAACTCGGTCTTGAAGGAGGGTACCTCAATGTCAGCGGATTGCTTTCCAAGTCCGGATCCTACGGTCGGGAGACGCTGGTGATCGGGCGACGCCCACCCAATCGGGACCAGGCGGTATCCGTAGGAAATCCCAGGGAGGAGACCACCTACTACGATGACGATCCATCATGGGAACTGGAGCTCGCGCACTGGACCTCCTGCATTCTCGAGGATCGACCGGTAGAGCAGGGAAGTTCGCTAGACGCACTGCGGGTGATGGAGATCATTGACCAGGTATACCAGACCCCTATCGACACTTTGATCCGGGAAGGCGCATGA
- the kdsB gene encoding 3-deoxy-manno-octulosonate cytidylyltransferase — translation MSTERKDTVVAVVPARMASSRFPGKPLAMIAGLPMVEHVRRRAGLARTVDRVVVATCDKDIMAAIQGFDGAAVMTRDTHERCTDRVQEAMESVTGRIVVIVQGDEPLLDPATVDAVVAPLLADPDLLCTNLVSPLSGPEDLSDPDVVKACCDLQGNVIYLTRAAVPFPRSPGPVPVYRQTGIMAFRTDFLHKFSQMAECPLERMESVDMLRVLEHGYSIRGVLSDAPTVGVDRPEDLVRAERLLAEDPTQRALFESIRTNQSGLS, via the coding sequence ATGAGCACCGAAAGGAAGGACACGGTCGTGGCTGTGGTCCCGGCCCGGATGGCCTCCTCGCGCTTCCCGGGAAAGCCTCTGGCCATGATCGCAGGGCTGCCCATGGTTGAGCATGTGCGCCGCAGGGCCGGCCTCGCCCGCACGGTGGATCGGGTCGTTGTCGCCACCTGCGATAAGGACATCATGGCTGCCATCCAGGGATTCGACGGCGCCGCCGTCATGACGCGAGACACCCACGAGCGGTGTACGGATCGCGTACAGGAAGCGATGGAGTCAGTCACGGGCCGAATCGTGGTGATCGTCCAGGGAGACGAGCCGCTACTCGATCCCGCGACGGTCGATGCCGTGGTCGCCCCTCTTCTGGCCGACCCGGACCTCCTGTGCACCAACCTGGTCTCTCCCCTGAGCGGGCCGGAAGATCTGTCTGACCCCGACGTGGTGAAGGCGTGTTGTGACCTGCAGGGAAACGTCATCTATCTGACCCGGGCGGCTGTGCCGTTCCCGCGCAGTCCGGGACCCGTCCCCGTCTATCGACAGACGGGGATCATGGCCTTCCGTACCGACTTCCTGCACAAGTTCAGCCAGATGGCCGAGTGCCCGCTGGAGCGAATGGAGTCGGTGGATATGCTCCGAGTTCTGGAGCACGGCTATTCGATTCGAGGCGTTCTCTCCGATGCTCCCACTGTCGGTGTGGATCGGCCGGAAGATCTGGTCCGGGCGGAAAGACTCCTGGCTGAGGACCCAACGCAGCGCGCGCTGTTCGAATCCATTCGTACCAACCAGTCGGGCCTTTCTTGA
- a CDS encoding SDR family NAD(P)-dependent oxidoreductase, giving the protein MKNAIVTGGGRGIGAEITRAFSAAGYRVVVASRSDSGIPAELGDQVRHIACDITSPESIRAMVVQAVGWMGGVDVLVNNAGFSGWRRVEDVDEAFWDRMLSTNLKGTFFASQAVLPHLGSTGVIVNVSSLAGKRGSGNNSVYCASKFGVNGVTQAFAKELGPSGIRVNAVCPVYVETEGLMDALQEPVAPPGGQNVREYLDGFAGTQAALRRLPRGDEVGSLCLYLASDAASAVTGQCINVDCGVLPQ; this is encoded by the coding sequence GTGAAGAACGCAATCGTGACAGGTGGCGGACGCGGAATCGGAGCCGAAATCACACGGGCCTTTTCGGCGGCAGGCTATCGAGTGGTTGTCGCCTCCCGTTCGGATTCCGGCATTCCTGCCGAGCTTGGTGATCAGGTCCGTCACATTGCCTGTGATATCACTTCGCCCGAGTCGATCAGGGCGATGGTCGTGCAGGCGGTAGGCTGGATGGGTGGTGTCGACGTTCTGGTGAACAACGCGGGCTTTTCTGGCTGGCGCCGCGTCGAGGACGTCGATGAGGCGTTCTGGGATCGGATGCTCTCCACCAACCTCAAGGGAACGTTTTTCGCTTCCCAGGCGGTTCTGCCGCACCTCGGTTCAACCGGGGTTATCGTCAACGTGTCCAGCCTTGCCGGAAAGCGGGGGAGCGGAAACAACTCAGTCTACTGCGCCTCGAAATTCGGTGTGAACGGGGTCACCCAGGCATTCGCGAAAGAGCTGGGACCGTCCGGGATTCGTGTGAACGCGGTCTGCCCGGTCTATGTGGAGACTGAGGGGCTCATGGACGCTCTGCAGGAACCGGTCGCGCCTCCAGGCGGACAGAATGTGCGGGAGTACCTGGATGGCTTCGCGGGCACTCAGGCCGCGCTTCGGCGCCTGCCTCGGGGAGACGAGGTCGGATCCCTCTGTCTCTACCTGGCCTCTGACGCCGCTTCGGCGGTTACCGGACAGTGCATCAACGTTGATTGTGGAGTCCTTCCTCAATGA
- a CDS encoding SDR family oxidoreductase, which translates to MNAHTSKLFDVEGRVIALTGAGGFLVGEMARNFGRAGARIAVLDVRIEDAEKVASQVKDVGGEAMALALDVRHKDAFASALDAILKEYGSVHGLLNGAGLNAPTPFLEIGVEEWEDILRVQLTGTMLGCQVFGERMLQQGSGSIVNISSASAGPPLSKAFTYSVAKAGVSNLTQNLAREWATAGVRVNALRPGFFPTEWSQKHFIDAKREAQILGHTPMARYGKPSELVGAVHWLMSDAASFVTGAEITVDGGFTAMTI; encoded by the coding sequence ATGAACGCACATACCAGTAAACTGTTCGACGTTGAAGGCCGCGTCATTGCCCTTACCGGTGCGGGCGGCTTCCTCGTTGGCGAGATGGCGCGGAACTTCGGGCGCGCCGGTGCCCGGATAGCCGTGCTGGACGTACGAATTGAGGATGCCGAGAAGGTTGCATCTCAGGTCAAGGACGTGGGCGGTGAGGCCATGGCCCTCGCGCTCGACGTCCGACACAAGGATGCCTTTGCCTCCGCTCTCGATGCGATCCTGAAGGAGTACGGCAGCGTTCACGGTCTCCTGAATGGCGCGGGCCTCAACGCCCCGACTCCGTTTCTCGAGATTGGCGTCGAGGAATGGGAGGATATCCTCCGCGTCCAGCTGACTGGTACCATGCTGGGATGCCAGGTCTTCGGTGAGCGCATGCTTCAGCAGGGGAGCGGCAGCATTGTGAACATCAGCTCGGCCTCGGCCGGTCCCCCGCTGTCCAAAGCTTTCACCTACTCGGTTGCCAAGGCCGGTGTATCGAACCTGACCCAGAATCTGGCCCGTGAATGGGCGACCGCCGGCGTGCGTGTAAATGCCCTGCGGCCCGGATTCTTTCCTACCGAGTGGAGCCAGAAGCACTTCATCGACGCCAAGCGCGAGGCGCAGATTCTCGGGCACACGCCGATGGCACGGTACGGAAAGCCGTCGGAACTGGTCGGGGCAGTCCACTGGCTCATGTCGGATGCGGCGAGCTTCGTAACCGGGGCCGAGATCACAGTAGACGGCGGCTTTACCGCCATGACCATTTGA
- a CDS encoding class I SAM-dependent methyltransferase: MPSQEALAAYNAHYFDEAHAGVAEAESARPFHRAINHLRFRHVARHLEAVQDGLRVLEVGPGLGDFAHHMTTFMPSTKYSVVESDDSCRSALAKLGYRHWSALDQVPADEKFDLVVMSHVLEHMSDPVAELTRLRGFMAPGAILFIEVPCRDCEHKPSDEPHLLFFDKEPMARLLSEVGLEPQEISWHGRSIRYLRRHKGFMDKVLRRIGALAVRRGLLPISADLAAIPDPADRAAVWAFRADRTSDEPAWWLRTVARMPARNGIDS; encoded by the coding sequence ATGCCGTCGCAGGAGGCGTTGGCCGCCTACAACGCCCACTACTTCGACGAAGCCCATGCGGGAGTTGCCGAGGCGGAATCCGCACGGCCCTTCCATCGGGCCATCAATCATCTGCGCTTCCGACATGTGGCCAGGCATTTGGAGGCTGTGCAGGACGGCCTTCGGGTTCTGGAGGTGGGCCCCGGACTGGGCGATTTCGCCCACCACATGACCACCTTCATGCCTTCGACGAAATACTCGGTGGTCGAATCGGACGATTCGTGCAGGTCCGCCCTCGCCAAGCTTGGCTATCGGCATTGGTCTGCGCTTGATCAGGTCCCAGCCGACGAAAAGTTTGATCTGGTGGTAATGTCTCATGTGCTCGAGCACATGTCCGATCCTGTCGCGGAGTTGACGAGGCTAAGAGGATTCATGGCGCCTGGAGCCATCCTCTTTATTGAGGTTCCATGTCGGGATTGCGAGCACAAGCCGAGTGACGAGCCTCACCTCCTGTTTTTTGACAAGGAGCCCATGGCGAGGTTGTTGTCCGAAGTCGGGCTAGAGCCCCAGGAAATTTCCTGGCACGGGAGGAGTATTCGTTACCTGCGGCGCCACAAGGGATTCATGGACAAGGTGCTCCGTCGGATCGGAGCGTTAGCCGTTCGTCGGGGGTTGCTGCCGATCTCGGCTGACCTTGCTGCAATCCCGGATCCGGCCGACCGCGCTGCAGTCTGGGCGTTCAGGGCCGACCGCACGTCGGATGAACCGGCATGGTGGCTTCGGACCGTCGCCCGCATGCCCGCCCGAAATGGAATCGATTCCTGA
- a CDS encoding lipopolysaccharide biosynthesis protein, which yields MSDATEKERNGKTRDVRSVVIYLGQVGAANLLPLITLPVFLNLLTTDDYGYLALATAFGAVAVGLGQFGLQQGFEREFFARDTVQFQAGLLRSTLVLVSITLAAVFLLSWVFRGAVAGLFLRDSDKSGFLILVLVSQILQAQRYYLLVFFRNRGDAAAHALFSTAEAVLWAGFGLLFVAGLGMGVSGIPLGQIAGTALVMVPMIRHALRGAQSRWEGAALKDAVRVGLPLTPRVLVSVASSHLDKVLVGLIADVGGAGVYSIGQRLAYVVFSYMTALENVFVPRVLRMMFEGGDDAPERIGRYLTPFAYWSMLVAAVVTLFSYEGLLIVAPPEYLAATPIISILVVHYSLMFFSKQRQLVFAKKTHVLSMLSVVLLVLSAALNIPLVRAFGSVGAAAGTATAGAIYVWLTFRLSQKYNPISYEAGRVGIIFGGLVAVTGASLMLWWADIGLASALTIKIFLTVTFLMVGWWLRVLNRDTLHLLRSALRRVAPTTPNSSGSS from the coding sequence GTGAGTGACGCGACGGAGAAGGAGCGGAATGGAAAGACTCGGGATGTTCGGAGTGTAGTGATCTATCTGGGTCAGGTCGGGGCAGCCAATCTGTTGCCACTGATCACCCTACCTGTCTTTCTCAACCTGCTGACGACCGACGACTACGGTTATCTGGCACTGGCCACGGCATTCGGCGCGGTAGCCGTAGGCCTGGGGCAGTTCGGACTGCAGCAGGGCTTCGAGAGAGAGTTCTTCGCCCGGGACACTGTGCAGTTCCAGGCTGGCCTCCTTCGGTCGACGCTGGTTCTGGTATCGATCACACTCGCGGCGGTGTTTCTGCTCAGTTGGGTATTCCGGGGTGCCGTAGCGGGGCTGTTCCTGAGGGATTCGGACAAGTCGGGCTTCCTGATTCTGGTCCTTGTTTCGCAGATACTCCAAGCTCAACGGTATTACTTGCTGGTGTTCTTCCGGAATAGAGGAGACGCGGCAGCGCACGCCCTTTTCTCTACCGCTGAGGCGGTCCTGTGGGCAGGGTTCGGGCTGCTCTTCGTGGCGGGCCTGGGAATGGGGGTTTCGGGCATCCCGCTCGGCCAGATCGCAGGTACGGCCCTGGTCATGGTGCCGATGATCCGACATGCGCTTCGAGGGGCGCAGTCCCGATGGGAGGGGGCCGCTCTCAAGGACGCTGTCCGCGTAGGGCTCCCGCTCACACCTCGGGTCCTGGTCAGCGTTGCCAGTTCGCACCTCGACAAGGTCCTGGTCGGACTGATCGCTGATGTCGGCGGGGCAGGGGTATATTCCATCGGCCAACGGTTGGCCTACGTGGTGTTCTCCTACATGACGGCCCTTGAGAACGTCTTTGTTCCGAGAGTTCTCAGGATGATGTTCGAGGGCGGGGATGACGCCCCGGAACGAATCGGACGGTACCTCACTCCGTTTGCGTACTGGTCGATGCTCGTGGCGGCGGTGGTCACGCTGTTCAGCTACGAAGGCCTCCTGATTGTGGCACCCCCGGAGTACCTTGCCGCCACACCAATCATTTCGATTCTAGTCGTACACTATTCTCTGATGTTCTTCAGCAAGCAGCGTCAGTTGGTGTTTGCAAAGAAGACACACGTTCTCTCGATGCTGTCAGTCGTTCTACTGGTGCTGAGTGCCGCCCTGAATATCCCGCTGGTGCGGGCTTTCGGTTCCGTCGGTGCCGCGGCGGGCACGGCTACGGCCGGGGCCATCTATGTCTGGTTGACCTTCCGTCTGTCTCAGAAATACAATCCGATCAGCTATGAAGCAGGGCGGGTCGGGATCATTTTTGGCGGGTTGGTGGCCGTGACGGGTGCGTCGCTCATGCTCTGGTGGGCAGACATCGGGCTTGCGTCTGCCCTGACGATCAAGATCTTCCTAACGGTCACATTCCTGATGGTGGGATGGTGGCTCCGGGTGCTCAATCGTGACACCTTGCACCTGCTCAGGTCCGCTCTTCGCCGGGTGGCCCCAACGACACCCAACTCGTCGGGATCTTCATGA
- a CDS encoding glycosyltransferase, with translation MDGVTGPHTWTGKDLTVLVPTYKRPAKLGELLDSILAQTDSVRRVVVVDGGGDARDVCEAYAGRLRVDYFVCEPPGQIRQRNHGLAQLDGNDRLVALLDDDIVMEPYAVNEMIALWNRAPVETVGVAFNIINGDPEKYTVLKGLLGICAKEPGRVLRNGMTSAISHAREDTQVQWLPGGATVWRSDVLLSRPHREVSARWAIAEDLVFSYPLGQQFPMFVCASAEVHHLHISDYGRARADRYHGKVQTLWTYHFVATNPRLSRLFFFYTLGARLLGKVLRGVFRLSRADLEFAVGQAIAVSQIADGALTGKASFELLAEDDS, from the coding sequence ATGGATGGCGTGACGGGCCCCCACACCTGGACTGGCAAAGATTTGACCGTCCTCGTCCCGACCTACAAGCGGCCGGCGAAGCTGGGGGAACTCCTCGACAGCATTTTGGCGCAGACCGATTCGGTTCGGCGGGTCGTGGTCGTCGATGGCGGTGGTGACGCACGGGATGTCTGTGAAGCGTACGCCGGTCGGCTGCGTGTGGACTACTTCGTTTGCGAACCGCCCGGACAGATCCGGCAGCGGAATCACGGGCTGGCCCAGCTCGACGGGAATGATCGGCTGGTGGCCCTCCTGGACGATGACATCGTCATGGAACCCTACGCGGTAAACGAGATGATCGCGTTGTGGAATCGGGCTCCTGTGGAGACCGTTGGAGTCGCGTTCAACATCATCAACGGCGATCCCGAGAAGTACACTGTTCTCAAGGGTCTGCTCGGCATCTGCGCAAAGGAGCCCGGGCGGGTTCTTCGCAATGGAATGACAAGCGCGATCTCCCACGCCCGTGAAGACACGCAGGTACAGTGGCTGCCCGGAGGCGCGACCGTCTGGCGCAGCGATGTCCTTCTCAGCCGTCCCCATCGCGAAGTCTCGGCGCGCTGGGCGATCGCTGAGGATCTGGTCTTCAGCTACCCCCTGGGGCAGCAGTTTCCGATGTTTGTCTGCGCGAGTGCCGAAGTGCATCATTTGCACATTTCGGACTATGGCAGAGCCCGGGCCGACAGGTATCACGGCAAGGTTCAGACGCTGTGGACTTACCATTTCGTGGCGACGAACCCGCGTCTATCGCGGCTCTTCTTCTTTTACACGCTCGGGGCCCGCCTGCTTGGCAAAGTGCTCAGAGGGGTGTTCAGGTTGTCGCGTGCGGACCTTGAGTTTGCGGTTGGTCAGGCGATCGCGGTGAGCCAGATTGCGGATGGGGCGCTGACGGGGAAGGCGTCATTTGAACTCCTCGCCGAGGATGATTCCTGA
- the asnB gene encoding asparagine synthase (glutamine-hydrolyzing) — protein MCGISGQFRISGGAVDRGILERMSHAIVHRGPDDEGFLVEPGIGLAHRRLSIIDVSERSRQPMASFDDRLVIVFNGEVYNYAELIPDLEAAGARFRTTSDTEVVVNAIRIWGLDAAVKKFIGMFAFAVWDREDRSLSLVRDRVGIKPLFYRATADGVIFGSEVRALLAHPDVAREMDPVGLGQFLTTGYTLGARTAVKGVARLLPGHIARFTEDRAAEFRRYWDLDHLTHASSMGGRSLDDCADELFELLKSAFGYRLVSDVPVVNFLSGGVDSSLVAAILTKSLGADLEHISIGFEATAFDEVPRAKQVVEALGLTHTVRYLGMDEAQAGISRFVEVYDEPFGDTSGIPTTLLCGVAREGAKVALSADGGDEQFCGYESYARYGQAWSRLRHLPAGLRRIAAVGAGLLPVEAIAGAAARLSGGKLRPQLRARLQKALDILQVPSEGALLRTTFEKAWTWSDAAALVGVEEAHLYDGSVLSDEGLLGREPSFTGRMMRADYRAFLRDDILTKVDRASMHVSLEARDPFLDHRIAEFAFRLPLEASWGSDGSGGVEHKRILRHLLRRWVPDEAVSAPKRGFSIPLYSWMRNEWKDTVHEVLLDPSVARSGLVPQGVIERELQSFYGAPGGRAERIWMLLNLHMWWNRWMA, from the coding sequence ATGTGCGGAATTAGCGGCCAGTTCCGCATCAGCGGTGGTGCCGTCGACCGGGGAATTCTTGAGCGGATGTCGCACGCCATTGTTCACCGAGGCCCGGACGACGAGGGCTTCCTCGTGGAGCCGGGTATCGGGCTGGCTCACCGGCGGCTATCGATCATCGACGTCTCTGAACGCAGTCGTCAGCCCATGGCGAGCTTTGATGATCGGCTGGTGATCGTTTTCAATGGCGAGGTCTACAACTACGCTGAGTTGATCCCCGATCTTGAGGCGGCTGGCGCGCGTTTTCGCACCACCAGCGACACTGAGGTGGTCGTAAATGCCATTCGGATCTGGGGCCTCGACGCGGCCGTCAAAAAGTTCATCGGGATGTTCGCGTTCGCGGTCTGGGACCGCGAGGACCGTTCGCTGTCGCTCGTCAGGGACCGTGTGGGAATCAAGCCCCTGTTTTACCGCGCAACGGCGGACGGGGTCATCTTTGGCTCGGAAGTCCGCGCATTGCTGGCCCACCCCGACGTGGCGCGCGAGATGGACCCCGTCGGGCTCGGTCAGTTCCTGACGACCGGATACACGCTGGGGGCCCGGACCGCCGTGAAGGGAGTCGCGCGCCTGCTCCCGGGCCATATCGCCCGCTTCACGGAGGACCGCGCCGCCGAGTTCAGGCGCTATTGGGATCTGGATCACCTCACCCACGCAAGCTCAATGGGTGGCCGGAGCCTTGATGACTGCGCGGACGAGCTCTTCGAACTGCTTAAGAGTGCGTTCGGGTATCGGCTGGTGTCGGACGTGCCCGTGGTGAACTTCCTTTCGGGGGGGGTTGATTCCTCCCTGGTTGCGGCGATTCTCACCAAGTCACTCGGCGCGGATCTTGAGCACATTTCGATCGGTTTCGAAGCGACGGCATTCGATGAGGTGCCGCGAGCGAAACAGGTCGTCGAGGCTCTGGGGCTCACGCACACCGTCCGCTACCTCGGCATGGATGAGGCCCAAGCTGGGATCAGCCGCTTCGTCGAGGTCTATGACGAGCCGTTCGGTGATACCTCCGGGATTCCGACCACGCTTCTGTGTGGTGTCGCCCGGGAAGGGGCAAAGGTCGCCCTTTCGGCCGATGGGGGTGACGAACAGTTCTGCGGCTACGAATCCTACGCGCGGTACGGCCAAGCCTGGTCCAGACTCCGCCACTTGCCGGCGGGACTGCGCCGGATCGCCGCTGTCGGTGCCGGGCTCTTGCCGGTGGAGGCGATCGCAGGGGCAGCAGCCCGGCTGAGTGGGGGCAAGCTGAGACCGCAGCTCCGAGCCCGCCTGCAGAAGGCACTCGACATACTGCAAGTGCCTTCAGAGGGAGCTCTGCTCAGGACCACCTTTGAAAAGGCCTGGACCTGGTCCGATGCGGCGGCCCTGGTGGGCGTGGAGGAAGCTCACCTCTATGACGGGTCTGTTCTCTCCGACGAAGGTCTGCTCGGTCGAGAGCCGTCCTTTACTGGCCGAATGATGCGCGCCGACTACCGTGCGTTCCTGAGAGACGACATTCTCACGAAGGTCGACAGAGCGTCAATGCATGTTTCGCTCGAGGCGCGGGACCCCTTTCTGGACCATCGAATTGCGGAGTTTGCCTTCCGCCTCCCGCTGGAGGCCTCATGGGGCTCAGACGGTTCAGGCGGGGTCGAGCACAAACGAATTCTCCGGCACCTGCTTAGAAGGTGGGTTCCGGACGAGGCGGTCTCGGCTCCCAAGAGGGGGTTCTCGATTCCGCTCTATTCGTGGATGAGGAATGAATGGAAGGACACGGTCCACGAGGTATTGCTAGATCCGTCGGTGGCCCGGAGCGGGCTGGTCCCACAGGGTGTTATCGAACGCGAACTCCAGTCATTCTATGGAGCGCCCGGCGGCCGGGCAGAAAGAATCTGGATGCTGTTGAACCTCCACATGTGGTGGAATAGATGGATGGCGTGA